Proteins encoded by one window of Nitrospinaceae bacterium:
- the mnmA gene encoding tRNA 2-thiouridine(34) synthase MnmA codes for MADRIVVAMSGGVDSSVAAALLKEQGRDVVGVGLRLTDQPPSDSFHRGCCAPRDLADARAVATKLDIPFYVMDVRESFRETVIDNFIGEYARGRTPVPCIACNQVVKFDYLAERARGFGADSLATGHYARITEVDGHLTLARSADKEKDQTYFLFGMTQAQIAHTEFPLGDFEKKKTREIARSLGLHTADKPESQEICFVPENDYRLFLQAESPGVDRPGDIVDLEGNKVGSHPGVTNFTVGQRRGLGLGGKDPRFVVGLEAETATVVVGERSALERESFRAEKIRWSIPFTEGEKYLSVQVRHRQKAVPSRVVPLGDDTAEVFPEDPAALGAVPPGQAAVFYDGDILHGGGWVA; via the coding sequence TTGGCGGATCGAATTGTAGTCGCAATGAGCGGGGGGGTGGATAGTTCTGTCGCCGCCGCGCTTTTAAAAGAGCAGGGCCGCGATGTCGTGGGCGTCGGGCTGCGCCTGACGGATCAGCCGCCCTCGGATTCCTTCCACCGGGGCTGCTGTGCTCCGAGGGATTTGGCCGACGCGCGGGCTGTGGCGACGAAACTCGATATTCCGTTTTATGTGATGGACGTTCGCGAGTCGTTTCGCGAAACAGTGATCGATAATTTTATTGGCGAGTATGCGCGCGGTCGCACGCCGGTTCCCTGCATTGCCTGCAATCAGGTGGTCAAGTTCGATTACCTTGCCGAGCGGGCCAGGGGGTTCGGGGCTGACTCTCTGGCGACGGGCCACTACGCGCGAATTACGGAGGTGGACGGCCATCTGACGCTCGCGCGAAGTGCCGATAAGGAAAAGGATCAGACCTATTTCCTGTTCGGTATGACGCAGGCGCAGATCGCGCACACCGAATTTCCGTTGGGCGATTTTGAGAAGAAAAAAACGAGAGAGATTGCCCGGAGTCTCGGGCTCCATACTGCCGACAAACCCGAGAGCCAGGAAATTTGTTTTGTTCCTGAGAACGATTATCGACTCTTTTTGCAGGCGGAATCGCCTGGTGTCGACAGGCCCGGCGATATCGTGGATCTTGAGGGAAACAAAGTGGGCAGCCATCCGGGCGTGACGAACTTCACGGTGGGCCAGCGGCGAGGTCTTGGCCTGGGCGGTAAAGACCCACGCTTTGTCGTAGGTCTTGAGGCAGAGACGGCAACGGTTGTTGTGGGCGAGCGCTCTGCCCTTGAGCGCGAGAGTTTCCGCGCCGAGAAAATCCGCTGGTCGATTCCGTTCACGGAGGGCGAAAAGTATCTGTCGGTTCAGGTTCGCCACCGGCAAAAAGCGGTGCCGAGTAGGGTGGTGCCGCTGGGAGATGATACTGCCGAGGTATTTCCTGAGGATCCGGCAGCGCTGGGCGCCGTCCCGCCGGGCCAGGCCGCTGTTTTCTATGACGGCGATATCTTGCACGGTGGGGGCTGGGTGGCGTGA